From Streptomyces fungicidicus, one genomic window encodes:
- a CDS encoding MFS transporter produces MPLALLALAIGAFGIGTTEFVIMGLLPEVAGDFGVSIPTAGYLVTGYALGVMFGAPLMTVLGTRISRKRMLMLLMGLFIAGNLLSALAPSFGVMLTGRVVASLAHGAFFGIGAVVAAELVAPDKKAGAIALMFTGLTVANVVGVPLGTLVGQSLGWRVTFGIVAVLGVVGLAGIAKLVPDMPRPEGVRLRHELAALKNIQVLLAMAMTVLGFGGVFAAITYIAPMMTHAAGFADGSVTWLLVLFGLGMVGGNLVGGRYADRALMPMLYLSLGALSVVLALFTLTAHNKAAAAVTIVLIGGLGFATVPPLQKRVLDQAHGAPTLASALNIGAFNLGNALAAWLGGLVIAAGLGYTAPNWVGAVLAASALVLAFVSAALERRGTSAAAPATPVTAPATAERRTAVTP; encoded by the coding sequence ATGCCTCTCGCGCTACTGGCCCTCGCGATCGGGGCCTTCGGGATCGGAACCACGGAGTTCGTGATCATGGGCTTGCTGCCCGAGGTCGCCGGTGACTTCGGGGTCTCCATTCCCACCGCCGGCTATCTGGTGACCGGCTACGCGCTGGGCGTCATGTTCGGCGCCCCGCTGATGACCGTGCTCGGCACCAGGATCTCCCGCAAGCGGATGCTGATGCTGCTGATGGGACTGTTCATCGCCGGGAACCTGCTCTCGGCCCTGGCACCGTCCTTCGGCGTCATGCTGACCGGCCGGGTGGTGGCCTCACTGGCCCACGGCGCCTTCTTCGGCATCGGTGCGGTGGTGGCGGCCGAGCTGGTCGCGCCGGACAAGAAGGCCGGGGCCATCGCCCTGATGTTCACCGGCCTGACCGTCGCCAACGTCGTCGGCGTGCCGCTGGGCACCCTCGTCGGCCAGTCCCTCGGCTGGCGCGTCACCTTCGGCATCGTCGCCGTCCTCGGCGTCGTCGGCCTGGCCGGCATCGCGAAGCTCGTCCCCGACATGCCAAGGCCCGAGGGCGTACGGCTGCGTCATGAGCTGGCGGCACTGAAGAACATCCAGGTCCTGCTCGCGATGGCGATGACCGTCCTCGGTTTCGGCGGGGTCTTCGCGGCCATCACCTACATCGCGCCGATGATGACGCACGCCGCCGGTTTCGCGGACGGTTCCGTCACCTGGCTGCTGGTCCTCTTCGGGCTCGGCATGGTCGGCGGCAACCTCGTCGGCGGCAGGTACGCCGACCGCGCCCTGATGCCCATGCTGTACCTGTCCCTGGGCGCCCTGTCCGTCGTCCTCGCGCTCTTCACGCTGACCGCCCACAACAAGGCCGCGGCGGCCGTCACCATCGTGCTCATCGGCGGCCTCGGATTCGCCACGGTGCCGCCGTTGCAGAAGCGGGTGCTCGACCAGGCGCACGGCGCCCCCACCCTGGCCTCGGCCCTGAACATCGGCGCCTTCAACCTCGGCAACGCGCTGGCCGCCTGGCTGGGCGGCCTCGTGATCGCGGCCGGTCTCGGCTACACCGCGCCCAACTGGGTCGGCGCCGTCCTCGCCGCGAGCGCCCTGGTGCTGGCCTTCGTCTCGGCCGCGCTCGAGCGCCGCGGCACCTCCGCCGCCGCGCCCGCCACCCCGGTCACCGCTCCGGCGACCGCCGAGCGGCGCACCGCCGTCACCCCCTGA
- a CDS encoding GNAT family N-acetyltransferase — protein sequence MDDLEIRAAAADDLPAIVGMLADDPLGAQRESPEDLAPYLTALERLGADPNQHLVVAVREGRVVGTLQLTIVPGLSRRGATRSIIEAVRIHGDERGSGLGSRLIEWAIDTSRREGCQLVQLTSDNTRTDAHRFYERLGFTASHVGFKLPL from the coding sequence ATGGACGATCTCGAGATACGTGCCGCGGCCGCCGACGACCTCCCCGCGATCGTCGGCATGCTCGCGGACGACCCCCTGGGCGCGCAACGAGAGTCGCCGGAGGACCTCGCCCCCTATCTCACCGCTCTGGAGCGGCTCGGCGCCGACCCGAACCAGCACCTGGTCGTGGCGGTCCGTGAGGGCCGCGTCGTCGGCACCCTCCAGCTCACGATCGTTCCCGGCCTCTCCCGCCGCGGCGCCACCCGGTCGATCATCGAAGCGGTCCGGATCCACGGCGACGAGCGCGGCAGCGGTCTGGGGAGCCGGCTCATCGAGTGGGCGATCGACACGTCCCGCCGTGAGGGGTGCCAACTGGTCCAGCTGACCTCGGACAACACCCGCACCGATGCCCACCGCTTCTACGAGCGCCTCGGCTTCACGGCCTCCCATGTGGGCTTCAAGCTGCCGCTGTGA
- a CDS encoding MarR family winged helix-turn-helix transcriptional regulator, which translates to MTATDPALTALSQGWCALSLLHGRIEAHIERALQARHDLSVREYSLLDVLSRQHDGDGGHLQMKQVADAVVLSQSATTRLVTRLEDRGLLERYLCPTDRRGIYTNVTPAGLELLTRARPTNDTALREALDEAAANPELAPLVRAVETLKTSVPA; encoded by the coding sequence ATGACGGCCACGGATCCCGCGCTCACCGCCCTCTCCCAGGGCTGGTGCGCACTCTCCCTGCTGCACGGGAGGATCGAGGCCCACATCGAACGCGCCCTGCAGGCCCGGCACGACCTGAGCGTGCGCGAGTACTCCCTGCTCGACGTGCTCAGCCGGCAGCACGACGGCGACGGGGGCCATCTGCAGATGAAGCAGGTCGCCGACGCGGTCGTGCTCAGCCAGAGCGCCACCACGCGCCTGGTCACCCGCCTGGAGGACCGTGGACTGCTGGAGCGCTATCTGTGCCCCACCGACCGCCGCGGCATCTACACCAACGTCACCCCGGCCGGCCTCGAGCTTCTGACCCGGGCGCGACCCACCAATGACACGGCCTTGCGTGAGGCCCTGGACGAGGCAGCGGCCAATCCCGAACTGGCCCCACTGGTCCGGGCCGTGGAAACGCTCAAGACGTCGGTGCCCGCATAG
- a CDS encoding GlcG/HbpS family heme-binding protein has translation MSTTTSATAPLTTADAEALVAAAGRAAEAAGVTVSVTVLDAGGHPLTFRRDDRAVLISGETSTRKAYTALQLNAPTADLVDAVQPGAPFHTLPTALDRPLLFIAGGVPVRRDGRLIGAIGVGGGAPEQDHDFATAAVKALV, from the coding sequence ATGAGCACCACCACCAGCGCCACAGCCCCGCTGACCACCGCGGACGCCGAGGCCCTCGTCGCCGCGGCAGGCCGGGCCGCCGAAGCGGCCGGTGTCACGGTCAGCGTCACCGTCCTCGACGCCGGCGGGCATCCGCTCACCTTCCGCAGGGACGACCGGGCCGTGCTGATCTCCGGCGAGACCAGCACCCGCAAGGCGTACACCGCTCTGCAGCTGAACGCGCCCACCGCCGATCTGGTGGACGCCGTGCAGCCCGGGGCGCCGTTCCACACCCTGCCCACCGCACTGGACCGGCCGCTGCTGTTCATCGCCGGGGGCGTGCCGGTCCGGCGCGACGGCCGGCTGATCGGTGCGATCGGCGTCGGCGGGGGCGCACCCGAGCAGGACCACGACTTCGCCACGGCAGCCGTTAAGGCCCTCGTCTGA